CGGCAAGGGCCTCTCCGGCGGCCGCATCATCATCAAGCCGCCGAAGGTCTCCGGCATCGTTCCGGAAGAGTCGATCATCGTCGGCAACACCGTGATGTACGGCGCGATCGCGGGCGAGTGCTACTTCCGCGGCATCGCCGGCGAGCGCTTCGCGGTGCGCAACTCCGGCGCGGTCGCGGTGGTCGAAGGCTCCGGCGACCATTGCTGCGAATACATGACCGGCGGCATCGTGGTGGTGCTCGGCAAGACCGGGCGCAACTTCGCGGCCGGCATGTCCGGCGGCATCGCCTATGTGCTGGACGAGGCCGGCGACTTCGCCAAGCTCTGCAACCTCGCGATGGTCGAGCTGGAGCCGGTGCTGTCGGAGGAGATGATCAACGCCGGCACCTATAATCACTCCGGCGATCTCGAGGCGCATGGCCGGGTCGACGTGTTCCAGAACCTGCTCGACTCCGACGTCGAGCGGCTGCACGTCCTGATCACGCGTCACGCCAAGCTGACCGGCTCGAAGAAGGCCGCCGAGATCCTCGCGAACTGGAAGACGTGGCTGCCGAAATTCCGCAAGGTGATGCCGGTGGAGTACCGCCGCGCGCTGAAGGAAATGAAGGCGAACGCCGACGCCGAGCCGAAAATCGCGATCGGTGCGTAAGCTTTGGACGGAACCGTCATTGCGAGCGCAGCGAAGCAATCCATAGATCCCGCGGATGGATGGATTGCTTCGTCGCTCGGCTCCTCGCAATGACGGGACGTGAGAGAAGACATTTGGACGAACACATGATGCAGGGGCATCGGGTTTAATGGGAAAGATTACAGGTTTTCTCGAGATCGACCGCAATGAGCGCAAGTACACGCCGGTCGCCGAGCGGTTGAAGAACTTCAACGAGTTCGTCATCCCCTTGAGCGAGAAGGACACGCGCGACCAGGCCGCGCGCTGCATGAACTGCGGCATCCCCTATTGCCACGGCACCGGCTCCGCCGCGCCGGGCACGCCGGGCTGCCCGGTCAACAACCAGATCCCCGACTTCAACGACCTCGTCTATCAGGGCAACTGGGAAGAGGCCTCGCGCAACCTGCACTCGACCAACAACTTTCCGGAGTTCACCGGGCGCATCTGTCCGGCGCCATGCGAGGCGTCCTGCACGCTCAACATCGACGACAACCCGGTCACCATCAAGACCATCGAATGCGCGATCGTCGACCGCGCCTGGGACAATGGCTGGCTGAAGCCGGAGATCGCTACGGAGAAGACCGGCAAGAAGGTCGCCATCATCGGCTCCGGCCCCGCCGGCCTCGCCTGCGCGCAGCAGCTCGCGCGCGCCGGCCACGAGGTGCATGTCTACGAGAAGTACGCCAAGGCCGGCGGCCTGCTGCGCTACGGCATCCCCGACTTCAAGATGGAAAAGAACATCATCGACCGCCGAGTGGCGCAGATGGAAGCCGAGGGCGTCACCTTCCATTACGGCAAGCCCGTTGGCGGCATTGCCATGAACGCGATCGATCCGCAGGAGCTGGTCAAGCAGTATGACGCCGTCGCGCTGACCGGCGGCGCGGAAGCCCCGCGCGACCTGCCGATCCCCGGCCGCGAACTCGCCGGCATCCACTTCGCGATGGACTTCCTGCCGCAGCAGAACCGCCGCGTCTCCGGCGAGCCGCAGAACGGCGCCGCCGAGATCCTCGCCGGCGGCAAGCATGTCGTCGTGATCGGCGGCGGCGACACCGGCTCGGACTGCATCGGCACCTCGTTCCGGCAAGGAGCGCTGTCGGTGACCCAGCTCGAGATCATGCCGGCGCCGCCCGAGCACGAGAACAAGGGCGTGATCTGGCCGAACTGGCCGCTGAAGATGCGCACGTCGTCGAGCCAGGCCGAAGGCGCGGTGCGCGAATTCGCGGTGCTGACCCAGAAGTTCGAGGGCACCGACGGCAAGGTCACCAAGCTGCATTGCGTTAGGGTCGACGACAAGTTCAAGCCGCTGCCCGGCACCGAGTTCACGCTCGACGCCGAGCTCGTGCTGCTCGCGATGGGCTTCGTGCATCCCGTGCACGAGGGCCTGCTCAAGACCCTCGGCGTCGATCTCGACCAGCGCGGCAACGTCCGCGCCAACCTGCAGGACTACCAGACCTCGCAGGCCAAGGTGTTCTCCGCCGGCGACATGCGCCGCGGCCAGTCGCTGGTGGTGTGGGCGATCCGCGAAGGCCGCCTCTGTGCACGGTCGATCGACACGTTCCTGATGGGGAAGACGGATCTGCCGCGGTAACGCGGCAATTCGGCCGAACGACAACCACAAGCTCGACTGTCATCGCCCGCGAAAGCGGGCGATCCAGTATTCCAGAGACGCCAGGGTTTAAGCCGAGAAGCCGCGGCGTACTGGATGCCCCGCATGCGCGGGGCATGACGAGTTACGATCGCGGCGAGAGTTCAACAGCTCAATTCTGCACGCGCACGCCCAGCATCACCACCGTCGAGGCCGAGCTCTGTCCCGGCTGGTTGGAGTCCAGCCAGTCGCGGCGCACCGTGCCCTTGACCCAGAGGCTGCGGGTCATCTTGTAGATCAGGTCTGTCGACACCGAGTAGATCGAGTCGGTGCGGTTGTCGCCCTTGTACTCGAGCGTGCCGTAGGTGAACTTGCCGATCGCGGTCAGCCAGCGGCGGAAATCGTGATCGACCTCGACGGTGTAGGTGCGCGACAGCACGCCCGAGGTGCCGGGCAGCGTGGTCTCGCCGAGCTGCGTGTCCGAGTAGAACTTGGCGGTCGTCAGCGACGTCGCGGTCCAGGTCAATGACGCCGTAGTGAGCAGGCCCTCGAGCCGGCCGAGCCGCGTGTCGGCATAGTCGCGCATCGCGTAGCCGATCGAGACCTCGCCGAACAACAGCCGCGTGAACTCGAAGGACGTGCCGGCCTTGGCGTAGCCGCCGTTCGAATCGCGCGCGTAGCCGGCGCGGTCGAGATAGAGATCATGGACGCGGCTGTCGCCTTCCACCTCGAGGAACGGCTTGACGGCGGGCGTCAGCTCATAGCTGACGCGGCCGACGCCGCCATACTGGGTGAAGTTGCGATCGTCGTTCGACGACGTGGTGCCGTCGGTGAGCTTGGACCACTGATAATCGGTGCGGTCGATGGTGGCGCCGGCGGAGACCTGCAGGCGGTTGAAATTCTGGTCGAAGCCGAAGGTGCCGCCGATCGTGCTGTAGAGCGGATATCTGGCGAGGCCGGCCTGAATGTTCGGGCTGCCGGGATTGTCGGTCGAGACCAGGAAGCGCGCCTGCGCGGTGAGGCGCGTGTCTCTCGAAACGTCGAAGCGCCCGTCGACATGGCCGACGAAATTGGGACGGTCGATGTCGAGCGGCGCCGACAGCGGCGTGCCGTCGGCGTTCGGCGTCAGGCCAGAGCCATAGCCGGTGAAGGAGCCGCGCAGGTCGGCCACGACCGCGTGGCGCTCCCAGTCGGACACCGCGAGGAATTCCGGTGCGACCATGTAGAACGCGCGTCCCTGCGGCGAATACAGCCGGCCCGGATTGGTATCGTAGCCGGCCATGACCTCGACCGCGGTCTTGATCAGGAACGAGCCGGCGTAATCGCCGACCGCACCGAACGGATCGTCATCGAGCCTCAGCCGCCTGCGCGGCGGTTGCCCCGGAATGGTGCCGGCCATCGCCGGCGGGACCGGCGGCTTGTTGGCCGTGGCCGACGGCGGGATCGACAGCCGCAACTGCCCGGCGGCGTCGAGCGGCGGCGACGCAGGCGGCGGCGTGCCGGGGCCCGGCGACGGCTTCGGCCTGGGCTGGCCCGGATAATATTTCGGCCTCTGTCGCTTGCGGTTGAGCGAGTCGTAACCCGAGGTCGACGCACCGTTGGCGGCCGGCAGGCCGTAGGTCGGGACCTGGCCGGTACCGACCTGGCCGGCACCGGTACGCGATGGCGCACGCCGGTTGCGATCGAGGTCCGGTAAGCCCGAGCCGTTGAGCGAATCGCCCGCATCGGCCGTGATTGGCCGCAGCGGCGAGTTCGGATTGATGAACTGGCTTTGGCGGGTCGGGCTGAAGAGATCGGGCGTGACGGTCTGGGCCTCGGCGAGCCCCGTGGTCGCGGTCAGCGCAAGACACGGCAAGGCAACGCGAACGAGACGCCCGCGCCCAGCCCGGCCCCTTGCTGGCCTCCGCACCACGACAGAAAATACCCCAACAAATTCACGTACTTGACGGACGCATTCCAACTGCCGCCGGAAAACGTCGTTAATGCAGTAAAAACAATTATGGTTAATGAGCCGTTGAGGGCTGCGCGCCGCACGTCGCCTCTACGAGTGGACCGTGCTAAGGGAGACGCCCGGGCGCAAAGCCCCTCCCCTGGAATCCAATATGGCCAAACCGAAACCGCTGATGACCAAATCATCCGGCCCTGACGACGGTGCCGTTCAATCGGCGCTCCGCACCCTTGATGCCGAAGCGAGCGGCGTCGCCGCGATCGCTGCGGCGCTCAAGTCCGACCTCGGCGTGTCCTTCATCGCGGCGGCTGAGCTGATCCGCAACGCCAAGGGGCGGCTGATCGTCACCGGGCTCGGCAAGTCGGGCCATATCGGGCGCAAGATCGCGGCGACCTTCGCCTCGACCGGCACGCCGGCGTTCTTCGTGCACGCCGCGGAGGCGAGCCACGGCGACCTCGGCATGATCACCGCCGACGACGCGATCCTGGCGCTGTCCTGGTCCGGCGAGCAGCCGGAGATGCGCAACCTGATCGCCTACGGGGCGCGCTTCGGCATTCCCTTGATCGCGATGACGGCGGACAAGGACTCGACCCTGAGCAAGGCCGCCGACGTGCAGCTGACGCTGCCCAAGGCGCGCGAGGCCTGCCCGCACAATCTGGCGCCGACCACATCCTCGCTGATGATGCTGGCGCTCGGCGATGCGCTGGCGATCGCGCTGCTCGAAGGCCGCGGCTTCACCTCGACCGATTTCAGCGTGCTGCATCCGGGCGGCAAGCTCGGGGCCATGCTGAAATTTGCGCGCGACCTGATGCATGGCGGCGATGCCGTGCCCTTGAAGCCGCTCGGCACCAAGATGTCGGACGCGCTGGTCGAGATGACCTCGAAGGGCTTTGGCTGCGTCGGTATCGTCGACCGGCACGGGCATCTCGTCGGCATCGTCACCGACGGGGACCTGCGCCGTCATATGCGCCCCGACCTGCTGGCGCTGTCGGTCGACGAGGTGATGACGGGGACCCCGAAAACGATCGGCCGCGACACGCTCGCCGGCGAGGCGCTGGAGCTGCTCAACGCGTCGAAGATCACCACGCTGATCGTGACGGATGCGAAGAAGCCGGTCGGCATCATCCATCTGCACGACCTCTTGCGCGCGGGCGTGGCGTAGACCAGCGCGGTCTCTCACCTCGTCATTGCGAGCGAAGCGAAGCAATCCATCCTTCCGAGCGCGAGGAAAGATGGATTGCTTCGTCGCTTCGCTCCTCGCAATGACGGTTCATTACCTCGGAAACCGCGCCGCGGTCGCCTCCAGTGGCATGGCCAGCGCGTTGGTGAGATAGGAGACCGTGCGGTAGAAGCCGCACAGCAGGATGATCTCCAGGATCTGGTCGTCATCGTAATGCGCTTTCAGCGCTGCGAACTCGGCTTCGCTCAACGTCGCGTGCGCATGCAGCGCGTCGACTGCCGCGATCATGGCCTGTTCGGCCGGTGACCAGCAACTTGCGCCGGCCGGGCCGTGCACGGTGGCGCGGACCTGCTCCTCCGAAAGCTCGGCGGCCGCGCCGAACGCGGTGACGTGCACACCCCACTCATATTCGCAGGCGTTCAGCGCGCAGGTGCGGTCGATCACGATCTCGCGCTCCCGCAAGGGCAGCGGCCCGCGGTCAAGCAGGCTGCCGCCGCGGAATTTCTCCCATGCGCGCGGATGGCCGGCCATGACGCGGAACAGCACAAGCGGCGTCCTGCCGCGCATGATGCGGTCAAATTGCTGTTGAACTTCGGCTGCGTAAGGCGGATCGAGCGGTGCGATGCGTGACATGGCCTGATACTGTCGCTACAATTACTGTAGCGTAAAGCTACAATATCTGTAGCGACGTGCAAGAGGGATTCGCGCTCATGCCGAAGCAGGCTCAGTCCGCCAGACCCGGCGTCCGCGGCTCGCGGACCGGGCGCCCGATCATGGCGCTGCTCGACCTGCTGGGCCGCCGCTGGACGTTGCGGATCATCTGGGAATTGCGGGAGAGCGCGCTGACCTCGCGCGCGCTGCGCACCGCCTGCGATGAGGCGTCGCCGACGATCCTGCAGACGCGGCTGACCGAGCTGCGCGACGCCGGTTTCGTCGAACTGACCGATGACGGCTACCGCCTCACCGCGCTCGGCGGGGAGCTGTTGCAGACTTTCGCTCCGCTCAATCGCTTCGCCGAGCGCTGGCGCAGGCAGAGCAGCAGCTAGGCCACCGCCACCGTCAGGCTGGCGCCGTCGGCGCGGATGACCTTCACCCGGCTACCGGCCGGGGTATCGGGGCCGGCGATGCGCCAGATCGTATCGTCGATCCGCACGGTGCCTGTGCCGTCGATGATCGGCTTCTCCAGCGTGAATTCGCGACCGATCAGGGCCTCGTTGCGGCGATTGAGGAACGGGTTGCTCTTGCTCGCCTCCGTCGCGCTCTTGGCAAAATGCCGCCACGCCGGCACCGCGGCCGCGGCGAACACCGCGAACATCAAAAGCTGCGTCTGCCACGACGGATTGATCACGAACGACAGCAGACCGACCAAGAGCGCCGCAAGCCCAAGCCAGAACAGGAACATGCCGGGCGCCGCCAGCTCCAGCGCCATCAGGATGAAGCCGAAGATCAGCCAGTTCCAGGTGCCCAACGTCGAAAACATCTCGGTCATGACACGACCTCTATGATTGCAGGCGCGATGCTATCACGCCCTCACCTCTGCGGCGGCAGAGTCGGCCCGGCCGGCGGCACTGCCGGCGGAGTTGGCCCAGCCGGCGGCACCGAGCCGCGCCGCGCGGCCGCCGTGGCGGACGCGGCGCTCTCGCCAAACGTGGCGCGCGCGATCTCGCCGATGCCGGCAAGCGAGCCCAGCACGCTCGCGGTCTCGATCGGCAACATCAGCACCTTCTGGTTCGGCGATTCCGCGAGCAGACCGAACGCCTTGATGTACTTGTCGGCGATGAAATAGTTCAACGCGGCGACGTCGCCTTTGGCGATCGAATCCGAGACCATCTGCGTCGCCTTTGCCTCGGCCTCGGCGAGACGCTCGCGCGCCTCGGCATCACGGAAGGCGGCTTCGCGGCGGCCCTCGGCCTGCAGGATCTGGCCTTGCTTGGCGCCCTCGGCGCGCAGGATCTCGGACTGCCGCTGACCTTCCGCCTGCAGGATGTCGGCGCGCTTGACGCGCTCGGCCTTCATCTGCCGGCCCATCGCCTCGACAAGGTCGGCCGGCGGCACGATGTCCTTGATCTCGATGCGGTTGACCTTGACGCCCCAGGGCGAGACCGCGGCGTCGACCACGCGCAGCAGCCGCTCGTTGATCTCGTCGCGATGCGACAGCACCTGGTCGAGATCCATCGAGCCCATCACCGAGCGGATGTTGGTCATGGTCAGCACGGTGATCGCCTGCGTCAGGTTGGCCACCTCGTAGCTCGCCTTCGCGGCATCGAACACCTGGAAGAATGCGACGCCGTCCACCGTCACGGTGGCGTTGTCCTTGGTGATCACCTCCTGCTCGGGGATGTCGATCACCTGCTCCATCATGTTGATCTTGCGGCCGACGCGATCGAAATAGGGCACGATCAAATTGAGGCCCGGCGTCAACGTGCGGGTGTATTTGCCGAACCGCTCGATGGTCCAGTCAAAGCCTTGCGGGACGGTCTTGACCCCGGCAAACAGTGTGACGATGACGAGAAGAACAAACGCGATCGCGAAAATATCGAAACCAGTCATGAAGTCCTCCAGGGCCGGCCAGAACCGTCGCCGGGCGCGGTCCGTGCATTGGTCGGCAGGACTGCTGCGCCGGTTCAGCCGGCTGTTCTTTTGACCATTACGTAGGGAGCGGTCTTGCGGGCTGCCAGATGTATGAAGGCTGAACGGACGCGGCGTGTCCAGCGTCATGGATCGTTAACAATCTAGATCCAGTCGTTAACGATCAGATCCAGCCTTGCAGCTCGCGCAGCACCAGCTGGCGGATCACGTTCATGCCGCCGTCACTGTCGTTGAGGCAGGGGATCGCGGCGAACTGCTCGCCGCCATTGTGCCTGAAGATTTCGGCATTCTCCTGCGCGATCTCTTCCAGTGTCTCCAGGCAGTCGGCGGAGAAGCCGGGCATGACCACGGCGATCCGCCGCACGCCATCCTTTGCCAGTTTCTCGACAGTCTTGTCCGTATAGGGCTGTAGCCACTCTGCGTTACCGAAACGCGACTGGAAGGTGAGGATCAGCTTCGACGCTTCGAGCCCGAGCCGTTTGCGCAAGGCGTCCGTCGTTGCGATGCACTGAGCCTGATAGGGATCGCCCTTCTCGACATACTCCTTCGGCATGCCGTGGAAGGACGCGAGAATGATCTCGGGCTGGAACGGCATGCCAGCCAGATGCGCATTGATCGACTGCGCCAGCGCCTCGATATAGGCGGGGTCGTCGTAATAAGGCGGCGTCACCCGCAGGATCGGCTGCGCGCGCATGCCGGCCAGCACACGAAACACCTCGTCGCAGACCGTTGCCGAGGTCGCGGCGGAATATTGCGGATAGAGCGGCACGACCAGGAGGCGGCTGCAACCGCGCGCGGCGAGCGCCTCGATGCGGGACTGGATCGACGGATTCCCGTAGCGCATCGCCCAGTCGATCGTGACGTGCCCGTGATCGGCGATATCGGCCGCAAGCTTCTCGGCCTGCGAGCGCGTGATCGTCTTCAGTGGCGACTCGTTCTTCTCGACGTTCCAGATCTTCAGGTAGTCGCGCGCCTTGCTGCGCGGACGGACGCGCAGGATGATGCCGTTGAGGATCAGCTTCCAGCGCAGGCCTTGATCCTCGATCACCCGCGGATCGGACAAGAATTCCCTGAGATAGACCCGCACGCCCGCGGCGTCGGCCGTATCCGGTGTGCCGAGATTGACCAACAGCACGCCGACGCGCTCGGGCGTCGCTTCCGCGGCCCGCTTCGCACTTCCGAAGGGAATGACCGTGCTCATGATGACCTTGGGCTTCGCGCGTTGCTCCAACCTTGTCAAGCCGAGTGCGGGTTGGCTACGTTCCGCTCTGAAAAGGGGAGGAACCATGACGGTCGCCGAATGGTGCGTCTTCGGGACGCTGATGCTTTCGCTCCTGACGATCGCATCCGTGAAATGGATCGGCTTCCGTCGTTTCGACAATTCCCGGCCGCGCGCCCCCGAGTTCTACGACGACCCGATCCGGTCGCGGGCGCTCGGCGCCCACCAGAACGGCCTCGAGGCCTTTCCGTTCTTTGCCGTCGCCGTGCTGCTTGCCGAGTTTCGCCTCGGCCATCTGCGGCTGATCGACGAGCTGGCCGTGCTGTTCCTGATCATGCGCATCGCCTACGTCTTCACCTATATCGGCAACCGGCCGACGCTGCGTTCGATCCTGTGGAGCATCGGTTTCGCGATCAACATCGCGATCTTCTTCCTGCCGGCGATCCGGGGGTATTTGACGGGTTGAGGGTCCTTCTCCCTCTCCCCGTTCTTACCGGGTCGAGACGAGCGAAGCTCGCTCTTGGAGGGTTGGGTGAGGGGCTGCTTTCCACGAATCGTGAAAGTGGTGAGACCTGTACCCCCTCACCCGGATCGCTTCGCGATCCGACCTCTCCCCGCAAGCGGGGCGAGGTGACTTTAGAGGCACGTCACTCGTTCGGCCGCGACGTAGCCGAACAACAGGCCCAGCCCGAACAGCAGCACGAGCGCGGCGGCAACAAACTCCAGGCCGCGCATGATCAGCATGCCGCCGCCATCGCGCGCGGTGCTGAGCTTCTCGGCCATCCCGCGTGCCGACACCGCCACGATGGCAATCGCCGCAACGGTGATGGCGGTGCCGAGCCCCATCACGAAGGTCGCGGCGATGCCGGCCCAGAACAGGCCCTGCGCCAGCGCGAACACCAGCACCAGGATCGCGCCAGAGCACGGCCGGATCCCGACCGCGACAATCGCGCTCAGACCGCGCTGCCAGCCGCCGGGACCGGCGAGCTCCACCGGCGTCGGCCCGTGCGAATGGCCGCAATGCTCGTCATGGACGTGGTGCGGGTCGTGATCGTGGTTATGGCCGTTATCATGCCCATGATGATGATCGTGATCGTGATGCTCGTGGGCGTGGTGATGGTGCTGGTCGTGCTCATGGGCGTGGTCGCCGTGACCATGCTGACGGGCGCCTGCCATCGCCAGCGCCGGGCGCGGCACCTGCAGTGCCCGGATCAGGCCGCGGCCCTTGACCCAGAGCAGCCGGGCGCCGAACGCCGCGATCAGCGCGTAGCTCGCGATCTCGATCGCCTTCTCCGCCCCGCACATGGTCTTCGCCGTGGCATTGAGCAGCCAGGCGCAGATCCCGACGACGACGATAGCGACCAGCGACTGCAGCAGCGCCGAGGCGAACGACAGCACGATGCCGCGGCGGGCGGTCTCGCGATTGGCGACCAGATAGGACGAGATCACCGCCTTGCCGTGGCCGGGCCCTGCGGCGTGGAAGATCCCATAAGCAAAGGAGATCGCAAGCAGCGTCCAGACCGCCGAACCGTCGGATTTGGCGGCGCGGATGGTCGCGGACATCTCGCGGTAGAATTCCGACTGCTTGGCGAGCAGCCAGCCGACGAGCCCGCCCTGCGGCTCGGCCGCGCGCGGCGCGCCGAACGGATTCTGCGCCAGCAGCGCGTGGCCCGCGGCATCGAGCAGCACCACCGCACCCAGCACGGCGCCGGAGATGGCGAGGCCGCGCATCATGCGGGCGAGCATTGGCGTCATGGACACTCCACCGTGATCTTGTTGGCGAACATCATGCCGAAATTGCCGTTGCCGCCGTCCAGGAAGTTCTGCTCGCCGAGCTTCTGCGCGGCAGCGGTGCCGTCATTCGGCCGCTCGAACTGCATCTTGCAGTCGGCCGATGCGCCGACCAGCTTGACCGGATCCTTGTCGGCATATTGGAAGTCGATGAAGTAGGTCGGATCGAACACTTCGAGCGCGAGCTGCCTGGCCTTGAACGGCGTCTTCACCGGCAGCGTGAAGTGCAAGGTCAGTGCCGTGTCCTTGTATTCGAGGAAGTAGTCGACCGGTTCGGTGAACTTCTGCTTCTTGCCGTCGGCCTTGGCGAAGGTGAAATAGGCGTATTCCTTCAGCGACTCGACATTGGTCTGTGCCAGCGGCGCCAGCTCCTCGCGGCTGTAAGTGCCCTTGGTCTTGGCCTCGATGCCCTGCAGCGCATAGGTCGAGAACATGTCGTCGAAGGTCCAGGCGTGGCGGACCCCGGTGATGGTGCCGTCAGGGGCGTAGATCAGCTCGCTCCTCGCCGTGATCCAGACATGGGGATGGGCAGAAGCGGCGGCCGTGCCGAGCAGGACGGTCCCCGTCAGCACGAGCCAGCCGACAATGCGGCGCAGGATCGGCGCCACCTCAGGCCGCCTCAGGCGTTTCAAGCAGGCCGCGACGTCGCAGCAGCGCGTCCGGCTCGGGCTCACGGCCGCGGAAGGCGACATAGATTTCCTCGGGATCGCGCGAGCCACCGGACGAGTAGATGTCGTCATGCAACCGCTTGGCAATCGCGGGATCGAAGATGTCGCCGGCCTCCTCGAAGGCGCCGAACGCATCCGCGTCCATCACCTCCGACCACATGTAGCTGTAGTAGCCCGAAGCATAATGGTCGCCCGCGAAGATGTGGCCGAACTGGGTCGGGCGGTGCCGCAACGAGATTTCAGCGGGCATGCCGATCTTCTCCAGCTCCTGCTTCTCGAACGCCCGGACGTCGCGGCTGGCCGCGGCCGGCTGGGTGTGGAATTCGAGGTCGACCAGCGCCGAGGAGACGAACTCCACGGTGGCAAAGCCCTGGTTGAACCTGCGCGCGGCGAGGAAGCGCTTGAGCAGGTCGTCCGGCAACGGCTCGCCGGTCTGGTAGTGCCGGGCGAAGCGCTGCAGCACCTCGGGCCGCTCCTGCCAGTGCTCGTAGAGCTGCGACGGCAGCTCGACGAAATCGGTGAACACGGAGGTTCCCGACAGCGAGGGATAGGTCACGTCCGAGAGCATGCCGTGCAGACCGTGGCCGAACTCGTGGAACAGGGTCCGCGCGTCGTCCGGCGACAACAGCGACGGCGAGTCGTCCGCGCCCTTCGCGAAGTTGCAGACATTGATGACCAGCGGGGCGACGTCGCCGTCGAGCTTCTGCTGGTCGCGCAGCGAGGTCATCCAGGCGCCGGAGCGCTTCGAGGGCCGGGCGAAGTAATCGCCGTAGAACAGCGCCTTGTGATTGCCGCTGCGGTCCTTGACCTCCCAGACCCGCACGTCGGGGTGCCAGACCGGGATATCCTTGCGCTCCTCGAAGGTGACGCCGAACAGGCGGGTGGCGCAGTCGAACGCCGCCTCGATCATGTGGTCGAGCACCAGATAGGGCTTGATTGCGGCATCGTCGAAATTGGCCCGCCGCTGCCGGAGCTTCTCGGCGTAGTAGCGCCAGTCCCAGGGCGCGAGGGTGAAATTGCCACCCTCCTCCGCGATCAGTTCCTGCAGCGCGTCGCGATCCGCGAGCGCCCGCGCGCGCGCCGGCTTCCAGACCCGCTCCAGCAGGCCGCGGACGGCCCCGGGCGTCTTGGCCATGGAATCCTCGAGCCGGTAGGCGGCGTAGGTCGGGTAGCCAAGGATCCCGGCGCTTTCCTCGCGGAGCGAAAGGATCTCCACGATGGTCTCGTTGTTGTCATTGGCGTTGCCGTTGTCGCCGCGGGCGATGAAGGCCTTGTAGACCTTCTCGCGCAGGTCGCGGCGAGCCGAGCTCTGCAGGAACGGCTCGACCGAGGAGCGCGACAGCGTCACGATCGCCTTGCCGGGCTTGCCGCGCGCTGCTGCCGCAGCCTTGGCGGCCGCCACAAATGTGTCGGAGAGGCCGGCGAGGTCGCCCTCGCCGAGCTCCATCGACCACTCCTGCTCGTCGCCGAGCAGATGGTGACTGAAGGAGGTGCCGAGATGAGCGAGGCGCTCGTTTATTTCAGCCATCCGCGCCTTGGCGGCGTCGTCGAGGCCAGCGCCGGCGCGGCGGAAGCGGGTGTAGGTGCGCTCCAGGAGCCGCATCTGCTCGCCGGTCAGGCCGAGCGAGGCGCGCTTCTCGTGCAGCATGGCGATGCGGCCAAACAGCACAGCGTTCATCATGATCGGATTCCAGTGCCGCGCCATCCGCA
The DNA window shown above is from Bradyrhizobium sp. ISRA464 and carries:
- a CDS encoding glutamate synthase subunit beta codes for the protein MGKITGFLEIDRNERKYTPVAERLKNFNEFVIPLSEKDTRDQAARCMNCGIPYCHGTGSAAPGTPGCPVNNQIPDFNDLVYQGNWEEASRNLHSTNNFPEFTGRICPAPCEASCTLNIDDNPVTIKTIECAIVDRAWDNGWLKPEIATEKTGKKVAIIGSGPAGLACAQQLARAGHEVHVYEKYAKAGGLLRYGIPDFKMEKNIIDRRVAQMEAEGVTFHYGKPVGGIAMNAIDPQELVKQYDAVALTGGAEAPRDLPIPGRELAGIHFAMDFLPQQNRRVSGEPQNGAAEILAGGKHVVVIGGGDTGSDCIGTSFRQGALSVTQLEIMPAPPEHENKGVIWPNWPLKMRTSSSQAEGAVREFAVLTQKFEGTDGKVTKLHCVRVDDKFKPLPGTEFTLDAELVLLAMGFVHPVHEGLLKTLGVDLDQRGNVRANLQDYQTSQAKVFSAGDMRRGQSLVVWAIREGRLCARSIDTFLMGKTDLPR
- a CDS encoding outer membrane beta-barrel protein → MPCLALTATTGLAEAQTVTPDLFSPTRQSQFINPNSPLRPITADAGDSLNGSGLPDLDRNRRAPSRTGAGQVGTGQVPTYGLPAANGASTSGYDSLNRKRQRPKYYPGQPRPKPSPGPGTPPPASPPLDAAGQLRLSIPPSATANKPPVPPAMAGTIPGQPPRRRLRLDDDPFGAVGDYAGSFLIKTAVEVMAGYDTNPGRLYSPQGRAFYMVAPEFLAVSDWERHAVVADLRGSFTGYGSGLTPNADGTPLSAPLDIDRPNFVGHVDGRFDVSRDTRLTAQARFLVSTDNPGSPNIQAGLARYPLYSTIGGTFGFDQNFNRLQVSAGATIDRTDYQWSKLTDGTTSSNDDRNFTQYGGVGRVSYELTPAVKPFLEVEGDSRVHDLYLDRAGYARDSNGGYAKAGTSFEFTRLLFGEVSIGYAMRDYADTRLGRLEGLLTTASLTWTATSLTTAKFYSDTQLGETTLPGTSGVLSRTYTVEVDHDFRRWLTAIGKFTYGTLEYKGDNRTDSIYSVSTDLIYKMTRSLWVKGTVRRDWLDSNQPGQSSASTVVMLGVRVQN
- a CDS encoding KpsF/GutQ family sugar-phosphate isomerase is translated as MAKPKPLMTKSSGPDDGAVQSALRTLDAEASGVAAIAAALKSDLGVSFIAAAELIRNAKGRLIVTGLGKSGHIGRKIAATFASTGTPAFFVHAAEASHGDLGMITADDAILALSWSGEQPEMRNLIAYGARFGIPLIAMTADKDSTLSKAADVQLTLPKAREACPHNLAPTTSSLMMLALGDALAIALLEGRGFTSTDFSVLHPGGKLGAMLKFARDLMHGGDAVPLKPLGTKMSDALVEMTSKGFGCVGIVDRHGHLVGIVTDGDLRRHMRPDLLALSVDEVMTGTPKTIGRDTLAGEALELLNASKITTLIVTDAKKPVGIIHLHDLLRAGVA
- a CDS encoding carboxymuconolactone decarboxylase family protein, translating into MSRIAPLDPPYAAEVQQQFDRIMRGRTPLVLFRVMAGHPRAWEKFRGGSLLDRGPLPLREREIVIDRTCALNACEYEWGVHVTAFGAAAELSEEQVRATVHGPAGASCWSPAEQAMIAAVDALHAHATLSEAEFAALKAHYDDDQILEIILLCGFYRTVSYLTNALAMPLEATAARFPR
- a CDS encoding helix-turn-helix domain-containing protein; protein product: MPKQAQSARPGVRGSRTGRPIMALLDLLGRRWTLRIIWELRESALTSRALRTACDEASPTILQTRLTELRDAGFVELTDDGYRLTALGGELLQTFAPLNRFAERWRRQSSS
- a CDS encoding NfeD family protein, whose protein sequence is MTEMFSTLGTWNWLIFGFILMALELAAPGMFLFWLGLAALLVGLLSFVINPSWQTQLLMFAVFAAAAVPAWRHFAKSATEASKSNPFLNRRNEALIGREFTLEKPIIDGTGTVRIDDTIWRIAGPDTPAGSRVKVIRADGASLTVAVA
- a CDS encoding SPFH domain-containing protein; this encodes MTGFDIFAIAFVLLVIVTLFAGVKTVPQGFDWTIERFGKYTRTLTPGLNLIVPYFDRVGRKINMMEQVIDIPEQEVITKDNATVTVDGVAFFQVFDAAKASYEVANLTQAITVLTMTNIRSVMGSMDLDQVLSHRDEINERLLRVVDAAVSPWGVKVNRIEIKDIVPPADLVEAMGRQMKAERVKRADILQAEGQRQSEILRAEGAKQGQILQAEGRREAAFRDAEARERLAEAEAKATQMVSDSIAKGDVAALNYFIADKYIKAFGLLAESPNQKVLMLPIETASVLGSLAGIGEIARATFGESAASATAAARRGSVPPAGPTPPAVPPAGPTLPPQR